From the genome of Streptomyces sp. NBC_00659, one region includes:
- a CDS encoding IS5 family transposase codes for MTERRPYPSDLSDARWALVEPVLSAWRAERRRHALNIGRPPGHDLREIMNAILYVDRTGVQWRYLPHDFPPWETVYGYFAKWEKGGVFDQLNGLLRELVRQKEGRNASPSACVIDAQSVKTSTNVPLSGQGIDAGKKIVGRKRNIVTDTLGLLLAVLVTAASVQDSVAGTQLIDHVAATHSTVRKVWVDGGYRRHLVEHAATLGIDMEIVQRMPGTRGFTPLPKRWTVERTYGWLMFHRRLARDYETLPARSEAMIHLAMTDLMARRLTGENAISWRDPTSTDQTPIPG; via the coding sequence ATGACGGAGCGTCGCCCCTATCCGAGTGATCTGTCCGATGCCCGCTGGGCACTGGTCGAGCCGGTGCTGTCCGCCTGGCGGGCCGAGCGGCGCCGTCACGCCCTGAACATCGGGCGCCCGCCCGGGCACGACCTGCGCGAGATCATGAACGCGATTCTCTACGTGGACCGGACCGGGGTGCAGTGGCGCTACCTCCCGCACGACTTCCCGCCCTGGGAGACGGTCTACGGCTACTTCGCGAAATGGGAGAAGGGCGGGGTGTTCGACCAGCTCAACGGCCTGCTCAGGGAGCTGGTGCGACAGAAGGAGGGCCGGAACGCGAGCCCGTCGGCCTGCGTGATCGACGCGCAGAGCGTCAAGACCTCCACCAACGTCCCCCTCTCCGGCCAGGGCATCGACGCCGGGAAGAAGATCGTCGGCAGGAAGCGGAACATCGTGACCGACACCCTCGGCCTCCTGCTCGCGGTCCTGGTCACCGCGGCCAGTGTCCAGGACTCCGTCGCCGGCACCCAGCTGATCGACCACGTGGCCGCCACCCACTCCACGGTTCGCAAGGTCTGGGTCGACGGCGGCTACCGCCGGCACCTCGTCGAACACGCCGCCACCCTCGGCATCGACATGGAAATCGTCCAACGCATGCCCGGGACCAGGGGTTTCACCCCACTGCCCAAGCGCTGGACCGTGGAACGCACCTACGGGTGGCTGATGTTCCACCGCCGCCTGGCCCGCGACTACGAGACCCTGCCCGCCCGCTCCGAAGCCATGATCCACCTCGCCATGACCGACCTCATGGCCCGCCGCCTCACCGGCGAGAACGCCATCTCCTGGCGCGACCCGACATCAACGGATCAAACACCAATTCCGGGATAA
- a CDS encoding M20 metallopeptidase family protein has translation MDAVADDELFDTDFASRIPGAAHLCGHDMHTAIGVGIAQVLARLREQLNGRIVFVFQPAEETLEGARATIEDGILERTSPQEVYALHCGPFPVGTFAVMPGFGLPGQDHFQVELTGPDAVTDAKRLVALADGWSTVEYPRTPEQFRRLLEDIQIPDGPLARFVVAQPQLTSRDDGALVRVWLRAWPDSRYTEIRNATQSTADSLTSARVDFTKEPFPAMVCSPELSETAATYLHDTLGDGAVLVLHAAFPFNGEDFALFLRDVPGAMFFLGVANPEAGINGAPHTPDFAADERALGIGVRAMAGFLSSRLTALSGPHHHSPGPTDRHP, from the coding sequence ATGGACGCGGTCGCCGACGACGAACTGTTCGACACCGATTTCGCGTCACGCATTCCGGGCGCGGCCCATCTGTGCGGCCACGACATGCACACCGCGATCGGGGTGGGCATCGCCCAGGTCCTCGCGCGGCTGCGAGAACAATTGAACGGCCGGATCGTCTTCGTCTTCCAGCCGGCCGAGGAGACGCTCGAGGGCGCCCGGGCGACGATCGAGGACGGCATCCTGGAACGAACTTCGCCTCAGGAGGTCTATGCGCTGCACTGCGGTCCGTTCCCGGTCGGGACGTTCGCGGTCATGCCGGGCTTTGGACTGCCAGGGCAGGATCACTTCCAGGTCGAGCTGACCGGGCCGGACGCCGTCACCGACGCGAAGCGGCTGGTCGCTCTGGCCGATGGTTGGTCGACCGTCGAGTACCCGCGGACACCTGAGCAGTTCAGACGGCTCCTGGAGGACATCCAGATACCGGACGGCCCGCTGGCACGTTTCGTCGTTGCCCAACCTCAGCTGACCTCAAGGGATGATGGCGCCCTCGTGCGTGTATGGTTGCGGGCTTGGCCCGACAGCCGATACACCGAGATCCGCAACGCGACGCAGAGCACAGCGGATTCACTCACCAGCGCCCGAGTCGATTTCACCAAAGAGCCGTTTCCCGCCATGGTGTGCTCACCTGAATTGAGCGAGACGGCCGCCACGTATCTGCACGACACCCTGGGCGATGGCGCGGTCCTAGTGCTCCACGCGGCGTTCCCCTTCAATGGCGAGGACTTTGCACTCTTCCTGAGGGACGTGCCCGGAGCGATGTTCTTCCTTGGCGTCGCAAACCCAGAAGCCGGCATCAACGGGGCACCCCACACTCCGGACTTCGCCGCGGACGAACGCGCCCTCGGCATCGGGGTCCGTGCCATGGCCGGGTTCCTGTCAAGCCGACTCACCGCCCTGTCCGGGCCGCACCATCACAGCCCTGGGCCAACCGATCGGCATCCTTAA
- a CDS encoding transposase family protein, whose amino-acid sequence MLVYPAGLDLSSSNLRFLSGLLTARRLEQGTRWRRLTVHRQALLVLAHLRCGHTYGQLAAGFGVGIATVYRYVAEATEILAALAPDLTSAIRTAACKAFVILDGTLLPIDRIAADRPYYSGKHKKHGMNVQVITDPLGNLLWASPALPGAVHDIRAARTHGIINALAEAGVRCWADKGYQGADGTVRVPYRGRWEKLSEGQRAVNVSHARIRALGEQGMATLKTWRLLRKLRCSTTRITGLVQAVLALHLNASG is encoded by the coding sequence GTGCTTGTCTACCCAGCAGGGCTCGATCTGTCCAGCTCGAACCTTCGCTTCCTGTCCGGCCTGTTGACTGCGCGGCGCCTGGAACAAGGCACGCGGTGGCGCCGTCTTACGGTGCACCGGCAGGCCCTGCTCGTGCTGGCCCACCTTCGCTGCGGACACACATACGGCCAGCTCGCCGCCGGCTTCGGCGTCGGGATTGCCACGGTCTACCGGTATGTGGCCGAAGCCACGGAGATCCTCGCGGCGCTCGCCCCGGATCTGACCTCCGCCATCCGGACAGCAGCGTGCAAGGCGTTCGTGATCCTCGACGGCACGCTTCTGCCCATTGACCGGATCGCCGCCGACCGGCCGTACTACTCCGGGAAACACAAGAAGCACGGGATGAATGTCCAGGTCATCACCGATCCACTAGGGAACCTGCTGTGGGCCTCGCCCGCGCTGCCGGGTGCGGTCCACGACATCCGCGCGGCCCGCACCCACGGCATCATCAATGCTCTGGCCGAGGCTGGCGTCCGTTGCTGGGCAGACAAGGGCTATCAGGGCGCCGACGGCACAGTGCGAGTGCCCTACCGTGGGCGGTGGGAGAAGCTGTCTGAGGGGCAGCGAGCCGTCAACGTCTCCCACGCCCGGATTCGCGCACTCGGCGAACAAGGCATGGCCACCCTGAAAACCTGGCGCCTGCTGCGGAAGCTGCGGTGCAGCACCACCCGCATCACCGGCCTCGTCCAAGCGGTCCTGGCCCTCCACCTCAACGCATCAGGCTGA